In the genome of Candida albicans SC5314 chromosome 6, complete sequence, the window AATAATGGTCCTGCTAAATAGTTTGGAATATACCAGGAAACTTTATCTGCCGTGATATCAAAGTAATTTTTCGAATTATCGTCTTTATTGATGTCCCAGACAACATTCTTTCTAAATGACAATACAAACCCGCCTGCAGTCGTGAACAAATCATACGGATCTCTTGATCCTTTAAATGCAACTTCTAAACTTTTCCTAGTTCTGATTTGGCATTTACCATGTAAGATATACTTTAACTTATCCCAAAATCCTAATTTTGTAGATGGATCCACTGGTGGTTTTGAAAACCGATCAAAGTTTGCCatcatttgttgaattcCAAAATTGTAAGAAGCACCCCAAACAATTCTTGTTGGATAGTTTGAATTAAAAACACACTCCAAATCGGTGTACAACTTTACACTCGCCAAAGTTTTTTCCATAACCAAAAACtcaaatttattcaacTGTTTATGTTTATGTTTGTGTTCTGGTACTAGCGGAACATCGATTTGTCTCATATGTTCTATAGCTTTGGCAAATGCTTCACTTATCACCAAATGGCCatttaatttgaaactTGTCTCATCCATATCTTTGTTACGTGGAGAATGCAATAAAGGTAAAGGATAATCTCTCAAGTGCATTCTCAATTCCCCTAATTGTAGAGCCATATACATGGGTATCAATAAAGTGTATTCAGTAGTTTTGGGTACTCCTTGACCAAAATCGTATATAAAATTGGCGACTTCATCgatattgaattttggtTTGGATATGTCTATTTGGAACTTATCCATATAGACTGAGAATAGTGGCAGTGCATATGCGTATGTTACCACATCATCATTCAAGGACTCATCTAATTTAACTTCATTTCCGAGCAAATAATCTTTGTTTGCAATAATCTCACTTCTTAATTTGCTTTTATAGACATTCACTTTACGGATCCAGGACTGGGATATAGTGCGATTCAATCGACTCAAATTGTCAAAATATTCTTCAGTATCAATGTGGCTAGTACTTGCTTTGGTCtcaaacaaattataaaGTTCGagtctttttctttgttcaaCTTTCCCTAATTGATATATCATACCCAATTCTGTTTCAAATGGATCATCCTCCACACAAAActtcaatgattttgatttaaagCGGATAAATGGTAATAGTTTTGCCTTTTGTAGGTTTGGATGAACAATATTCAAGTCTTCTTTCGTACTCTCGtctttcaacaatttaacTAAATGTTTGACAAGTTTAACGGTAATGGATATATtgtcaaaaaatttataaacaacaaattggtGGGGTTGGATAAATCTAACAGCATCAGAATCAAGTTCAATACTCAAATCTTTAATTGACGATGTTATCTctgatttaaatttaagTGTATCCAAACAGAGTAAACGACACCATTTATTGGCCACTAATGGAGATTCAGCGAGCCCTCTCAAGAATGTAATAGACAAGTCAGCTGTTCCATCCCTGTAAGCAGCTTGCATTGCATTCAATTGTAACCTGACTTTGAAATCTTTGCTTAGACATAAAATCATATCCAGATAATCTAATTTAAAATCTAAATGCAAAAAATCCAATATTGAGGTGGTCTTGTGTGCTGCGTTGGGATCAGGGGACAAGTTGCTATCAAATTTGGTCAAATCTTTATTCACTTTGGATTTAATAACCTTGATAGGAGCTAAAACAAACTCTCTTATAAGATAAATGGATCCAATTAGAGTGTATAGTTTATACCTATTATAATCAACCAAGATCTTTTCTACTTTCACATCAGTAATGAGCTTATTGTTTCCATAGTAGTCACAAATGGCGCTGACATTGGTCTTGATTGTTGGGATCTCCAATAGACGACTAAATTTCCCATCCAAATCTGTAAGTGCTGACAACTTCAACTTTTCAAGAGTGGCATTGACCGCCCAATAAACGGTGTCGTGGTTCAGAATAGTTAAAGTCTCCAGTGAAGCTGAAGACGCAACTGTCGATGGCGTTGACTCTCCActtgtttttgaattcttaGCAACACCAATGCTTAAGGAGTCAAATTTCAAGTCAATTTGCTTCAATTCATGgtcatcatcaaaatcaaaatcaaaatcaggGGATTCAGCTCTTGACAAATCTTTTTTAGGTATCAAAACTGACCTGGATCCCAAGGAAATATTAAGAAATGTCactttcaaatcaattctaGTTAACCACTTGGGTAAATATCTAAACAACTTCTGCTCTAATGTGGGCTTTacatttttcttgaaatatGATACCTGACGAAGTTGTAATTCGTGACGCAATTGAAGGAATTGTAAATTCAACATTTTGTTAATAACACCTAGTTCAAGATCGGTTTCTGCGATTTGAGTGACATCAAGTAATAAATTATGAATTCCAGTGAAAATATCAAGGTTCGTCAAGTCAATTGTCACtttatcaacatcaactaAAAGTTTTACTGttaaattcttgaaaattTCTAATTTGATATCAATGTAACTTGTATGTGCTACCCGCTTAGTAACTAGCTCCTTGCCATGAAGATCAGAAACATCTGAAAATGGCTTTTCGTAGTAGGTAACCAAAGGGAGTAATAATTGACAACTTGAGGTATAGTCTCTTGTCtctgttgttgataatgtgAAGTTTAATAAAGAATACGAAAATGTTAAGATCTGGGTATTTTTCTTAGGTTCACAATGTCGAAGGACTAATCGTGGTTGCTCAACCACTGTCTTGATATCCAAATGTGGGTAATAATCTGTTAAGTATCTCCATATTCTCGCATTAATCTTTTCCTTATGATGTGGGGTGCCAGGATGAatctttaaatttgatgTCTCACTAccatcaaaatcatcatcttgTAAATCAGAAGATGACGTAGGTGTTTTCTCGAGCAATTTCTCGAGCTTTTTGATGGTCttccattttttcaataacacCAAATTATAAAGCAAAGAACTTAATTGACGAGTATCTAAATCAAGTATTGGAGTACTGGcagaaaaatatatttccACCACACAATTCTTGAAACCTCTTGCCCTTACTACTTGGTCTAGTATGTTTGTCTTGTACGTCAATGCAAAATTAGGAACATTTAATATTTCGTCGGTGTTGTTGTCAACTTGACCAGTAGGCAATTCAACTCTCGATGCAAAAAAGACTTTCAAAAGTTGAACAGAACAAGTTAAATGGTATGGTCTGTCTCTTTTGGAATTGAACAATACCTCAAATCCAGCAGCATCAGAGTACATTctggaaaaattgaaagatgtCGATTTTGTCATCATTTCCAAGCACGTTGCAGGTCTAACATCATTAAAATACTCTTTAAAATCAGGGTTATTTTCCATAGTAACAAACGGTATTTCTGAAATTTtcacattttcaatatgaAGATTGATCTCTGAGACAATTGCGTGTATTATCTTGAATGTGTTTTCCAAGCGTTGTAGTTTATGTTCCTCTTTTGCTTCTATTTCTGCCTGTGATGGAGTCAGTTGATTGTTGGTGTTATTTTTCGTTTCTTGTGAATCCTTAAGGATAAAATAGTATTTGATTGCATTAAACACCAGAAAATCACTATCATTGATATTCACTCTggttttcaaatcatctaATACCCCggtttcaaaattaatCAGAAACTTGGCCTCAAAACTAGCACCCCCAATTTGAAATGGCTTGATGACATCCCCTTTTGTCTTCAAATGATGAAGTACGTTGTTAATATAAAGACCAGCTTTAAatgtaattttttcattagaACGTTTACTGTATTTTGAGCTTGTTGTGAATTTTAAATACTCTATTATAGTCTTGTTCTCAGACGGAGTGATAATAGCGGTTTGTCTTAGTTCCAAATTCATTTTCGGGAGGTGTCGAATAAGTCTAGAGACCACAGATTTGCCAATTCTATTTTGAGGGAATATATTGACCACTGGAGCAGTAGGATCTTTGAAACTATAGTCATTGCGCTTTTCTTGagtattttgtttttggttATTTTTCACATTTGGCAATAACTTGATAGTTAAGTCATCAATGATGGTCATTTTACTATTACCCCATAGTCTAAATCTCAATGACCCTACCGATATTAGATATCGTTTTGTGTGAAATGATATTCCATTGAACAGTATCCCATTGTTTATAGTGATGGTCAGAAGATGGAATCCAGTTagtttgaaaatgatataCCAAAACAG includes:
- the FMP27 gene encoding Fmp27p (Putative mitochondrial protein; mRNA binds She3), encoding MYINQYLNIDKLIFYLSCTIIGWLSFWYIIFKLTGFHLSTITINNGISFNGISFHTKRYLISVGSLRFRLWGNSKMTIIDDLTIKLLPNVKNNQKQNTQEKRNDYSFKDPTAPVVNIFPQNRIGKSVVSRLIRHLPKMNLELRQTAIITPSENKTIIEYLKFTTSSKYSKRSNEKITFKAGLYINNVLHHLKTKGDVIKPFQIGGASFEAKFSINFETGVLDDLKTRVNINDSDFSVFNAIKYYFILKDSQETKNNTNNQSTPSQAEIEAKEEHKLQRLENTFKIIHAIVSEINLHIENVKISEIPFVTMENNPDFKEYFNDVRPATCLEMMTKSTSFNFSRMYSDAAGFEVLFNSKRDRPYHLTCSVQLLKVFFASRVELPTGQVDNNTDEILNVPNFALTYKTNILDQVVRARGFKNCVVEIYFSASTPILDLDTRQLSSLLYNLVLLKKWKTIKKLEKLLEKTPTSSSDLQDDDFDGSETSNLKIHPGTPHHKEKINARIWRYLTDYYPHLDIKTVVEQPRLVLRHCEPKKNTQILTFSYSLLNFTLSTTETRDYTSSCQLLLPLVTYYEKPFSDVSDLHGKELVTKRVAHTSYIDIKLEIFKNLTVKLLVDVDKVTIDLTNLDIFTGIHNLLLDVTQIAETDLELGVINKMLNLQFLQLRHELQLRQVSYFKKNVKPTLEQKLFRYLPKWLTRIDLKVTFLNISLGSRSVLIPKKDLSRAESPDFDFDFDDDHELKQIDLKFDSLSIGVAKNSKTSGESTPSTVASSASSETLTISNHDTVYWAVNATLEKLKLSALTDLDGKFSRLLEIPTIKTNVSAICDYYGNNKLITDVKVEKILVDYNRYKLYTLIGSIYLIREFVLAPIKVIKSKVNKDLTKFDSNLSPDPNAAHKTTSILDFLHLDFKLDYSDMILCLSKDFKVRLQLNAMQAAYRDGTADLSITFLRGLAESPLVANKWCRLLCLDTLKFKSEITSSIKDLSIELDSDAVRFIQPHQFVVYKFFDNISITVKLVKHLVKLLKDESTKEDLNIVHPNLQKAKLLPFIRFKSKSLKFCVEDDPFETELGMIYQLGKVEQRKRLELYNLFETKASTSHIDTEEYFDNLSRLNRTISQSWIRKVNVYKSKLRSEIIANKDYLLGNEVKLDESLNDDVVTYAYASPLFSVYMDKFQIDISKPKFNIDEVANFIYDFGQGVPKTTEYTLLIPMYMALQLGELRMHLRDYPLPLLHSPRNKDMDETSFKLNGHLVISEAFAKAIEHMRQIDVPLVPEHKHKHKQLNKFEFLVMEKTLASVKLYTDLECVFNSNYPTRIVWGASYNFGIQQMMANFDRFSKPPVDPSTKLGFWDKLKYILHGKCQIRTRKSLEVAFKGSRDPYDLFTTAGGFVLSFRKNVVWDINKDDNSKNYFDITADKVSWYIPNYLAGPLLAWTRSSKNSIYLPNSPNVVNSCFAYYLQDFTGQADFDHAARVFERNVVNLSGGIHFQVGFLLERKDTNGKRTDEFKPHYEVQLFDPKYCEKGHDSYAGFRSQFIHMAISLESTNSSSYNTIHLSPGTFQQFFDWWKLFASNMQLPIRRGKMFGEAKESVKFSQHLFTNKFSFMLKSLFIAHVYRDEIVDINNDRIESIGLRAKVDDFMVDLHQRKEPATLYHEELSKNEKVMKMNFDLGEVVLSGIDLRVMHVSFLQNLYTQSHSNSGDAKSTYNIYDNDHRWFDIMDFQEAFLTSIKDCVRTVDIYPLMYLQRFFYERDTHGGKSEDETAFGKEVIHKCNLGAMNPLETRLNVLVQRLNALQEQVKKLSKTSAPEPVADLKKRISFLQKEISTTKASVKSKMRRTSTINGMNNSENYHNKFTFYNMLLKWNFNCRNLTLKYIHFVKLKSQLRNYLSHKSIETLEKMMDSVNAYNDEDDLSSTSEIIRRFTSEGVKSQTSTSKDITSQQKLDNFNTILRETRPDEKVVEDYLIDVIAPQIQLQSEDYPDSVVLISTPSIKGKILSIMDSRNNANQILLETRYGILLKDANVFVLNKEDIVGCPDMLSISNPYGAKSNWPPWLGTEITQNGKWAGANNLLIEKLSVMTMCYESEILSSKLSPNAQDSDQEEQANYNDDNSKQAPLRLGIDMPSVVITSTSSQYFTLYVIIVSLLFYSEPMSKVIHKKIEKMKFSIDFEDLGALTSRLTKMQQHHKLLKVLSNNYSFRQGKLNNEDLNNYLQVNLERGEIASDIYLLLRTLLTGDFASDTSNNLSMSWLIRADEIILQILEDDRTPIMDLALAQGMYTRKELESGSNINKLHIGTMRGFNLIESARYPDFIKPITESSSQNLIELAWTMNKSVGGIKIIENVFVNAAPLNIKLDEITGDKLMKFITYSNSGNLEDSKIIAVSNEKNKDNIKDNSEDEDYGLITENEGINKGPKFEEMSQSSNMKRSLTMLSSKKSSSSASSNDEIEDNEDVEKMIERSKKYFSVVSLNVNAITLEVTLKLNKGFKRILNVNDFRIDLPEFNITNEIVSYMDISKMLQSMITKMILGHVGRLLGNKMKATKGKSKKIMKKRKRIRSISDVRKEIHVSTERGAD